One Lycium barbarum isolate Lr01 chromosome 5, ASM1917538v2, whole genome shotgun sequence genomic window carries:
- the LOC132642223 gene encoding probable pectinesterase 29 — protein sequence MASFQWFFWTILFLFFFKCLAEQGNSRFHRDYIRKKQVINLSTVYVDPSGHGNFTTIQSAIDSVPQDNKNWICIYIKAGAYREQVTIPREKPYIYLKGEGKRKTNVTWDGHDSIAADATLISEADYTVVKSITFINSYNIPPKGNVVMQAAVAAMISGDKSTFYRCGFIGLQDTLWDVQGRHYFKLCTIVGAVDFIFGNGQSIYERCSIAVNAGAVNGLIGFITAQGRTDPNDQSGFVFKDCGVFGTGLTFLGRPWRQYARVLFYNCSMSDVVVQQGWAAWNFIGREHQLTFSEENCKGIGSNATQRVSWAAKLSQQELQQLTSLSFIDNEGWIMNQPVKVL from the exons ATGGCTTCGTTCCAATGGTTTTTCTGgacaattctttttcttttcttcttcaagTGTTTGGCTGAACAAGGAAATTCAAGATTTCATAGAGATTATATTAGGAAAAAACAAGTAATTAATTTATCAACAGTGTATGTTGATCCATCTGGCCATGGCAATTTTACTACTATTCAATCAGCCATTGATTCCGTTCCTCAAGATAACAAGAATTGGATATGTATTTACATCAAAGCTGGAGCATATAG GGAACAAGTGACAATCCCTAGAGAGAAGCCATATATCTATCTCAAaggagaaggaaaaagaaaaacaaatgtgACATGGGATGGTCATGACTCTATTGCCGCTGATGCTACTTTAATCTCTGAAGCTGATTATACAGTTGTTAAGAGCATAACCTTTAta AATTCTTATAACATTCCTCCAAAAGGCAATGTTGTGATGCAAGCAGCAGTGGCAGCTATGATTTCTGGAGATAAATCAACATTTTATAGATGTGGATTTATAGGATTGCAAGATACATTGTGGGATGTACAAGGAAGGCATTATTTCAAGCTTTGCACTATTGTTGGAGCTGTTGATTTCATCTTTGGTAATGGTCAATCTATTTATGAG AGGTGTAGCATAGCAGTAAATGCAGGAGCAGTAAATGGATTAATAGGGTTTATTACAGCCCAAGGAAGAACAGACCCTAATGATCAAAGTGGTTTTGTTTTCAAAGATTGTGGAGTGTTTGGAACTGGACTTACTTTCTTGGGCAGACCATGGAGGCAATATGCTAGGGTCCTTTTCTATAACTGTTCCATGTCAGATGTCGTCGTTCAGCAAGGTTGGGCTGCTTGGAATTTTATTGGTCGAGA GCATCAATTGACATTTTCTGAGGAAAATTGCAAAGGTATTGGATCAAACGCTACACAAAGGGTGTCATGGGCAGCCAAGTTGAGCCAACAAGAATTACAACAGTTAACAAGCCTCTCATTCATTGATAATGAGGGTTGGATTATGAACCAACCCGTCAAAGTACTATAG